From Acidimicrobiales bacterium, the proteins below share one genomic window:
- a CDS encoding alpha/beta hydrolase-fold protein gives MPLILVGAVAVALLTWLLVEVVWHPFAGPLPVTVLTWTGVAAAALGLGVAKVSSSRWRGRLLAGGAVVLVVLMALNNVNTFFGYYPNMRDVLGLPFSDQISATAALRLGGAAAGPTVPASSDSTPPTGSAVSLAAAWKPPRDLPQSGKVVEVDIPGTVSKFPARPAWLYLPPAYLTSNPPLLPVLELLGGQPGSSRDWLNGNDLTGVMDRFADLHGGLAPVVVMPDALGSFWANPLCINSRLGQSDTYLAVDVPNWVRRHLHVDQDTATWAVGGGSFGGTCAWQLAVFHPQLFPTFLDFSGVYEQLRGTLQETIDAAFAGDTRKFSEVNPAQVLVHHRRPDTWAMLGSGSTDQYYLDEIEETAALCRRAGMHVQVIVFPGGHAGPVFAGLLTDSMNWLARRDGILGR, from the coding sequence GTGCCGCTCATCCTCGTGGGCGCGGTCGCGGTCGCGCTCCTCACCTGGTTGCTCGTCGAGGTCGTGTGGCACCCCTTCGCCGGCCCACTGCCGGTCACCGTGCTCACCTGGACCGGGGTGGCAGCGGCGGCCCTCGGACTCGGCGTCGCGAAGGTCTCGTCGTCGAGGTGGCGTGGGCGCCTGCTCGCGGGCGGCGCGGTGGTGCTGGTGGTGCTGATGGCGCTGAACAACGTCAACACCTTTTTCGGGTACTACCCGAACATGCGCGACGTCCTCGGCCTGCCCTTTTCCGATCAGATCAGCGCGACCGCGGCGCTGAGGCTCGGCGGTGCGGCCGCGGGGCCAACGGTGCCGGCGAGCTCCGACAGCACGCCGCCGACCGGCTCGGCGGTGTCGCTCGCCGCTGCCTGGAAGCCACCGAGAGACCTTCCGCAGAGCGGGAAGGTGGTGGAGGTCGACATCCCCGGGACGGTCTCCAAGTTCCCGGCGAGGCCGGCATGGCTCTACCTGCCGCCGGCCTACCTCACCAGCAACCCCCCGCTGCTCCCCGTGCTGGAGCTCCTTGGTGGCCAGCCGGGCTCCTCTCGGGACTGGCTGAACGGCAACGATCTGACGGGCGTCATGGACCGTTTCGCCGATCTCCACGGCGGGCTCGCTCCGGTCGTGGTGATGCCCGACGCGCTCGGATCGTTCTGGGCGAACCCCCTCTGCATCAACTCACGCCTCGGGCAGTCCGACACCTACCTCGCCGTCGACGTTCCGAACTGGGTGCGCCGCCACCTGCACGTCGACCAGGACACCGCCACGTGGGCGGTCGGCGGCGGATCGTTCGGGGGAACCTGCGCCTGGCAGCTGGCGGTCTTCCACCCTCAGCTCTTTCCGACTTTTCTCGACTTCTCCGGCGTCTACGAGCAACTGCGCGGCACACTGCAGGAGACGATCGACGCCGCGTTCGCCGGGGACACCCGCAAGTTCTCGGAGGTCAACCCGGCCCAGGTCCTCGTGCACCACAGGCGCCCGGACACGTGGGCGATGCTCGGATCGGGGAGCACCGACCAGTACTACCTCGACGAGATCGAGGAGACCGCGGCGCTGTGCCGGCGCGCGGGCATGCACGTGCAGGTCATCGTGTTTCCCGGTGGTCACGCCGGCCCGGTGTTCGCCGGACTGCTCACGGACTCGATGAACTGGCTCGCCCGGCGCGACGGGATCCTCGGGCGATGA